A single window of Nicotiana tomentosiformis chromosome 1, ASM39032v3, whole genome shotgun sequence DNA harbors:
- the LOC138907124 gene encoding uncharacterized protein yields the protein MVDFDIILGIDWLSPYYVILEYHAKTVKLAMPGLPRLEWRSTLDYNPSSVISFLKAQWMVEKGFDAYPAYVRDVSVDTTTIESVPVVSDYPDVFLANLPDMSPDKDNDFGIDLLPGTQSIFIPPYYMAPA from the coding sequence atggtagactttgatattattttgggcatagactggttgtcgccctattatgttattcttgaatatcacgctaagactgtgaagctggctatgccaggattaccaagGTTAGAGTGGAGAAGTACCTTAGATTATAATCCTAGCAGTgttatttcatttctaaaggctcagtggatggttgagaaggggtttgATGCGTATCcggcatatgtgagagatgtcagtgttgatactactacaattgagtcagttccggtggTGAgtgattatccagatgtattcctGGCAAATCTTCCGGACATGTCACCCGACAAGGATaacgactttggtattgatttgttaccgggcactcagtccatttttaTTCCACCCTATTATATGGCCCCAGCatag